The following nucleotide sequence is from Halodesulfovibrio sp. MK-HDV.
ACTCGGCTGGCGCTCTACTTTGTGTGCAGCAAAAGTCCCAGCAGAACAGATTGAATCTTTTGTTGCAGAAGTTAACTCTCACACAGGCGTAACTCATAACTACCTGCGTGATCATGACTTCAACATTTGGTTTACTTTTATCGGCCCAAATTGGGAAACGGTAGTAGAAACCCTTGCAGCAATCACAGAAAAAACCGGTATCGAAGTTTTAAATCTGCCTGCAACAGAACTCTATAAGATTAAAGTTGATTTCAATTTGACGGAAAACGATTAGTCGTCACACTGCACCAACTTTTCTATATTACAAATGGCGCAACTACTAACAAATTATGTAGTTGCGCCATTTACTTATCTTTTCTCTGATAGTATAGAAGGCCATCCTATGCCTCATATTTCAAATCCATACTTTTTCATACTCTTACTGCTACTGTACACAGGCGTAGTGCTCTTTCTTGTGTTCTATTTATTAGTGCATAAAAAGCCTGCATGGATATACAAGTGGGCATGCAACAGAGTAGCAGCTTTCAAAGATTTTGGTAGATTCAGTCCACAGTTTCGGACGAAGCTCTATAGTTCCGGTGCGATCATAGCCATTCGCTTCAATCTTGAGACAGGGAGAGTAAGTGCTATTAACCAGACAGGTGCAGACTTACTCGGAATTACAAAGACCAATAATGAAGTGCATGGCAGCTTTAAACATGGAGAATTTCTTTCACATGAGTCCAGAAAAGGATTAGTAAAAGAACTTAATCTCCATAAGAGAGTTGAAAACTACCCTGCTACATGCGTTGTTAACAACGCACTTGTTAAAATACTCATTACTGCAGAAAAATATGAGAATGGTGATGTTGAAGCAATGGTCATCGACATCACAAAGCACTTCAACATCTATCAAAAAATCGAAGATCAATACCTTTTTCTACAAAATATACTTAACGCTTTGCCTGTTCCGGTATTTGTGCGCGACAAAAGCCATCAATACCCTTTCACCAACCAAGCATTTAACAATACGTTTGGTGATATAAACAGTGACTCCTCTAATAAGTATGCATTTCTGATTCCCCCCGACTTTGAAGAATCAGATGTTCCAACATCTGAGGACTCACAATATCAGGCATCGATTTCATCAAAGTTTCAGGCTGAATTTTCTACTGCCATGAGCACCGGAGTTCATCATTTTGAAGTCCGTAGACGCCCTTTGAAGAAAAAAAATGGACAAATATTCGGAGTAGTCGGAGTCGCAACAGACATCACACATCGCAAACGAATTGAACAAGATTTACGCGATACGACCAAGCGATATAAAAATTTATTTTGGAATGCGGCTGAAGGTATTACAACTGTGCAGCATGACGGTCGCCTTACAGAAGTAAACCCTGCAATGGCTTCGATTTGTGGATACGATTCACCTGAACAACTATTGGAAGAAGTTCATTTCGTCGATAAATTTTGGCGCTACCCTGAGCAACGTGCTGAATACTTGAAAATTGTTCTTGAAAACAAAACAGCAGTTGGTTTTGATTTTGAATTTGTTCGCAGAGATGGAACCATAGGCTGGATGACTATCAGCTCCAGTGGTAAATTTGATGAGCATGGCAATCTTGAATACATTGAAAATATTATTTCTGACATTACCCTGAAGAAACAATCTGAGCTTGAACTTACGCGTTGCGCAACAATCGACAGTACTACTGGGATCTGTAACAGAAATGCTTTAGAGGGACATTTAATAACCCTCCTCAACGCAAAACCTGCCACTCCATTTGCTGTAGTTTTTATTGATTTAAACAATTTCAAACCAGTAAATGACAACTACGGTCACTACACGGGTGACAAAGTTCTAGAAATTATCGCTCAGCGCCTTGTTGCCAACTGTCGTGAAACAGACTTTGCAGCCCGCCTCGGTGGCGATGAATTCATAGTTATTCTCAACGAAGTGAATAACAAAAAAACACTTAGTGGCATTACCGACACGCTGCTGGACATCATTAAAGAACCAATTCTTCTTGGTGGCATCACCCATGTTGTTTCTGCCAGCGCCGGAGTCAGCCAGTATCCGGCAGATGGTGACACAACCGCAGACTTACTTAAAGCTGCCGACGCATCCATGTACGACATGAAACGCTCAAGCAAAGCTAGCAAGATCAATAATCAGCTAGAACTCCTCGCTAACAGCTAGCAAACGACAGTTTGCATATCTGCCTCCAACGCACGATCCTCTGAGACAACCCCAGCATTCCGTTAAAGCGGTTTTCAGTGCTTGGTTGACTCCACCCTAGTCCTACATAGCTGATTACAAGCACACTCGCCTTCCTTATCGCTCCTTCATTGAATTCACACGTGCACCTGTCACGAAAGTAGACACACGCCTTTCGTATAAATCGTTGCGGTCAAAAAAACGTAAGAAGAATACAAAAAAAGCCCAACTGCGAACAGTTGGGCTTTCTTACTGGATGGATTTAAGCTGAGTTATGCTTAGAAACCAAATCCGCTGTCATCGTTACCGGAAGCGCCGAAACCGAAGTCATCCGGTACGGAACTGCCAGCTTCTTCAGCAGGAGCTTCTTCAGCAGGTGCCTCAGCACCGTCTGCTGCAACTACAGCTG
It contains:
- a CDS encoding siroheme decarboxylase subunit alpha, which translates into the protein MDKQLESALSSTDRKVLTIIQSGFPIAPRPYEVIGEQVGITEAEALATVRSLKERRIIRRLGANFNSKGLGWRSTLCAAKVPAEQIESFVAEVNSHTGVTHNYLRDHDFNIWFTFIGPNWETVVETLAAITEKTGIEVLNLPATELYKIKVDFNLTEND
- a CDS encoding diguanylate cyclase domain-containing protein, whose protein sequence is MPHISNPYFFILLLLLYTGVVLFLVFYLLVHKKPAWIYKWACNRVAAFKDFGRFSPQFRTKLYSSGAIIAIRFNLETGRVSAINQTGADLLGITKTNNEVHGSFKHGEFLSHESRKGLVKELNLHKRVENYPATCVVNNALVKILITAEKYENGDVEAMVIDITKHFNIYQKIEDQYLFLQNILNALPVPVFVRDKSHQYPFTNQAFNNTFGDINSDSSNKYAFLIPPDFEESDVPTSEDSQYQASISSKFQAEFSTAMSTGVHHFEVRRRPLKKKNGQIFGVVGVATDITHRKRIEQDLRDTTKRYKNLFWNAAEGITTVQHDGRLTEVNPAMASICGYDSPEQLLEEVHFVDKFWRYPEQRAEYLKIVLENKTAVGFDFEFVRRDGTIGWMTISSSGKFDEHGNLEYIENIISDITLKKQSELELTRCATIDSTTGICNRNALEGHLITLLNAKPATPFAVVFIDLNNFKPVNDNYGHYTGDKVLEIIAQRLVANCRETDFAARLGGDEFIVILNEVNNKKTLSGITDTLLDIIKEPILLGGITHVVSASAGVSQYPADGDTTADLLKAADASMYDMKRSSKASKINNQLELLANS